The genomic window GTAACGTTAGCCCTGTTAACTGTTATAAGAATAATCAGGCACCAGACAAATGGCGAGTTTGTAAAGAAATTTCTCAATAAACCTTTTGTTTAAACGGTTAGCTGTGACTTAATTAGATGCAACGACAGCTAAGTcgtatctattattatttttatatcccCAGTATTACAAACTTGCTGCAAATCAGCTTTACAATAGCTGCCAGCATATGACACCACCTATCCTCAGACTCCCCAAAAGTGACATAACAACAGAAGTGGACCGGACAATCTACATCAATGTTTTtatgatatactttattgaaTGCCAATGTGTGTCCTGTCACAATCAGGGCAGATGCTAACAAATACACGTCCCTTACAAACACTTCTTTTTGCTTCTAGTCTTCGACAGGAGACTGCAAAGTCTCTAGCTCCAGCTcaaaaacagatgaaaggaGGAGATCGAGCAGCAGAGGTAGGACAGTCTGAAATAGACAAATATTAAACTCACATCACATCAAACATTGGATTAGTGCAAGTAAACTTCCTCCATGCACCGAAACTTGGTGTACAGATGGTCAAAAATTagatttattgtttaatttattaacttTGTCTCCAAATCCTTGAAAAGAAGGCaagatttacagtttaattaCTCCTATTTTTAATGTATATTCAATGTTTTCCTGtgatttatcacatttttagtGGATAATGAagttcctttctttttcttctaataGTTTGAACATGTCTACGCAGCACTCTGGGTCTGTGATATAGAAGTGTGTTGTATTTTAGCAACCTGTGGAAGCTGGATATGTTTATATTGTTGATATACATTGATTTCTTTTCAGGACGAGAAAAAAGGAAGCGGAAACGCAGCCGTAGTAGATCTTCGTCATCTTCCTCTAGCTCGTCATCATCTTCGTCATCGTCATCATCCTCAtcgtcctcttcttcatcaGGTTCATCACACTCCTCCAGCCGCAGTCGGAGTAGCTCTAGCAGTAGTggtatgtgttttgttttgttttgttttttttaatcttgcaGAGCAGCTGAGTACCTTCAGCTGGCAAACCTTATTTTCTCCATACATGCTGAATAGAATTTatgcttttacatttagtttaagTGTATAGTTCTTTTGCTGTAAcactaataaaatcataaattgATTTAACGTATTATCATTTTTTTAGACTCCTGCAGAAAATCCAGAAAGCATTctaagaaaaggaaaaaagagaaacaacacaaaaaagtaTGGTATAGTAGTTCAtgtaatttatatttagtttttattatattttattttcaacttaCTGTAAACtaagtgtattttattttgcgTTTTGGagcagaaaggaaagaaagagaagcgGCATAAACGTAAAAAGGACAAGAAAACCAAAGGAGGAGAAGATAACTCGGGACCTGTACAGATCTCCAAGGTATGTGTCCTATACAATAGTGAGCATAAATACATATAGTAAATCAGAAATGCTTTTCCGCATTGTTCTATGTAGTTCCTATATTTTCTGTCCAGGCACTATAAACATAGCCCATCGTTAAAAGTATGGCTATAGATTTGAAGCCAACCTTTCCTATGACTTGTAACATGCTGGTCTATAGCTGTAGTAAAAACGGTAGAGCTATTTTCTCTACCACCACGTTGTCATCAACATTATTGGTTTCACGCAGCCACCAATAGTTGAATTTATTGCTCCTGGTTGTGCCCATCTGATTCTCCTTTAAAGTGGGAATGAATGAGAGTGAATGAGAACTATCAAATTTTCTGTTCATATTTAGATGATGCCAGGCTTTTCCTGCTTGCATTTGTGTTGTTACACTTGCTATCACAGGCCATGTGAAATTTTGTCATTCAacgtgatttttttaaaaagtatttttgatTCTAGCCCTgttaaatgttctgttgtttttctttcagtactTGAAGGACAGGAAGAAAGGCAAGTACAGCATGATTTCAGggaagaagataaagatgaaagtAAAGAagtcaaagaaagacaaacaggtAATCTTACCTTGTTGCTGTGACCAGGTGTGACGTTACACTGTTTTTCATGGATCTTTATTCACCTTGGCTCACATTTGCCTTGTTTGTTACAGCGGGATAAAAATCGAGCAGAACTTCTTGAGTTCTTAAACTCTACCCTGTGATCCCACTGTGGATGCCAGTAGTGGTGCTGAGGCTTGGACACATCCGCAGATCTCAGGAAACAACAGCTACAGCTTTGCCAGAGATCAAAATGAAAGAGTTTTGAGGAAGAAATGATGAATTTAATGTGCATCGACACAGACAGCAACAAACTCAATGAAGTGAGGTAACTGTATCTCTAGCAGCAAAGTGAGATGTGTTCAAACCACTAGCTACATTTTTACTGTGCTGCTACTCAAAGGAAGATTAAAAATTGTCATCAGGTATGATCAGTCAGAGCATCGAAAGTGGATGGACTGTAGAAATTCTCCTGCTTGTGGTTTGAATGCATGTTGATCTTTTAAAGAAgtacacatttaaaatagtCAAACTCACaaatgaaagtttaaaaaatgatcaaaacCGATGCAACGCATTCATCATTCTTGTCAAAACCTGGTGCCTACGCCACTTCCAATGCAGCTCCACCACCAACAGTTCAGCGGGTTGCATATTCTACCTGCTGATCTTGTCAAACATTAATTTAGGACTGtccatatgtttattttttgtacaaAACTGATGCTATGTTTCTatagtaaaacatttctgtgggaGCCACAGTGTTATCAGTGTGAACTGAtagtttttaatgtaatgtaaaatttGCTTAAAATGAAGAGTTGACTGTGttttgttactgtatgtttttattaataacattcaTTCTCCAAAATCTGCCACAGTCATTCAGTaaattgaaatataaaatacaatcacCCTTACAGCAGTTACGTATAAGGTGTAAATGGATGATGGAGTAAACCCACTGTTTACTATTGAATCCTACTGTGTGAGAAACAGCAATAAACTGCTGgaatggttttgtgtttgtctccgAAAGACGTGATGACATTTATTcctcatttctgtctttctctctttgatAACCATCAGCAAAGGAAGAATATAGAAGCTTTTGGTTTGCAGACCTTGGATTATAAATCATTGTGCCGAGTCTCCAAGTGAAAACAAAGCGTTGCTTGTGGCGAGATCATGACTCATTGATTATTATTGGTTTAAGACTGACTAACATCTATATAAAGAAATCTCACGCAAAACATTCTGCCATAAAACATCAGTCACTCTCAGGCAATTTGTGTAGCCAGACCTGACCATTTTCTCCtccaacaaaaaataataaactataaaatacaTGTCTCTAATTGACTGCAGTAAATTGTCCTGACGTAGATGTCAAATCTCTAAACAATATAAGAGACATAAGAGGTGATAATCTCATGAAAACCTGAAACTCTTTCAAGTGCTGAAAAACTGTTAAGGTCACGGTACAGAAGATCTCAGAAAAACGCCTGACATCACCCTTTCAGATCAAAAGGTAAAGGATCAAATGCACagtggaaaaggaggaggacgATGGGATTCACCCTCCTTCGGCTTCTGTCCTTTTTTCCCTGTCCACATCAGACAGGCTTACTGCTGCTGGTTCCTTTGTATCTGAAGTCGGGCATGCTCCACACCCTCTgtgacctctcctcactctccatTCCTCTCTCCACATCCTCTGACACGGTTTTGAGGTCGCTCAGCCCCGCGCCGTCAGTCACAGTGGAAGTCAGGCCCACTGTGCTTCCAAACGGATTGATTTTTATCCGGGACCTGAAGTTCATGAGTGACATGCTCATGGCACGTTTGTTGTTCCACTGCCGGGCGAGCCTTTGcgcctcctgctcctcctttaGGTGGTCCAGAGCCTCGAGGAGGACGGAGCGGAACAGGCCCGATACCTCCTGCACCTCAGGCTCATTGGCCTGCATGACCTCCCTGAACCTGTGAAAAGCAAAGACAAATACAGGTGAGTGAGCTGTAGAGACATAAAACAGTAACTGGAAGAACAGCTCAAAAGCGATCGCATTATGAAAGTTGAGCGGGGACATAGATGGTTAATAAAGAATCTAATTCACAAGGACAGCCTACACTTGGGAGAATCCCAGAAGTAACTCTCCTTCTGAGTTAATTACACTGAGGACTCCACCTTCATGCAGCtaattaaaatcataaaaacatgttccaCTTAGTCCCTGATCGATGTATGTGTGATTTCCACTCATGCTGTTGTTTAGCACCTCACTGATCCCTtacatttcctcctcctcagctacTTCCAAAAAACTGTCAAACAAGACATCTGGGACATCAACAGCTTTCTGTGAACAGATGCTCAAACAAGCTCAGggtgtctctgctgcagattAGAGGACAAAACACGTTGAATCACAGAGAGGGTCGCCTGAGGGCGAAGAAAGAAGAAACCTCTCTCTGTTAAAAGACACGtatatgttttaatgatgatggATGGTTCCTTCTGTTTAAAGTTTACATTAATGCCCAGGTGTAGTGCAGTCACATTGTTTCTGATCCTACAGACAGATGAATTGTGCCACATGGTACTGTTTTTACACTTAAGATAGATCTAATCTCATTTTGTCAGGATGGAGACAATGCATGATTTTGTCCCCTTACTTGAGTATGACCAGCCCACAGCAGGATGGTGGCACTTTGGAGCAGAGGTCCTCCAGACTGAGCCTCTCCGCGGTGCTGATGTTGTAGGAGGAGCGGGGCGTGCTGGCCAGCCAGCTGTAGTCCACTCCGGTCTTGAGGCGTCGGTATTCgttttccctttctttctgctgcttctccgCCTCCTTCAGCTGCCAGCTGAACTCCAGCATCAGGGTGTCTGTGACCACTTCGGCCGGGTCCCGCCGGGGGCTCCGGTAATAAGGCTCATTCCAGCTGAACCAGGAGGCCATGGCCTTGGTCTCCTCCACAGCCCTTTGATGAGGGAAGAACAATCACAGGGAATCATCACACAGAAATAATTAGACATGACCTTGGATTAAACTACAGCACAGAATATTACTACTAAACTCTTGattctgttgttgtgttgtcttttattttcagtttgataaTAGCCTACAGATGAGATTTACAACTTGAATAAAAAGGTGAGgccaacaaaacaaacacagttaatCTGCATCATTTACATTGAATTTCTacttcagctgttttttcttaTAAACACTGCTTGAAAACAATTCTTTAGTTCTCTTTTAATTTATCTCTACTTTAACATGGGAAATATGCACCTTTGCCTAATTCAGCATCTGTGGTTATTATACCACATCCTCTGAAGCCTGCTTTTACATCTGGACGTATTCCCAACAGAGCGTCCTCTTATTATCCCGCTCACTAGCTCTTTGTTCTGCAGGTGTCATATTCGCTCTCACGGGTTCTGTATTCAATTAGTTCCAGTCGTCAGTCCTTCGTTCGTCTTTCTATTTGTGATACTGTACAAAACCATAACAGAAAAAGGCCACTGATCCAAATGAATCCTGTGTGAAGATTTATGTTTTGGATTAGAGCTGAAGTGGTTATTTAGTTAATAAGATAGTCAACCAACAGAAAATTATtagtgaattaattaattagcagACATTTTCTCTTATTAAACAtcattgttaatttttttttttttttaggtaacCTCTTCATGGTGTAATACTCCTCTTTTATAAGGTGCCCATTTACTTCTGCAACTGTCCTCTTTTAATCTTGAGTTAATCTGTTGACCTGCTGAGTTGGACATGTTTTCTGCCACTCTGCTGTACTGTAGAGTAGGTCAGATAAGCAGCATGTGCAAATAAGAGCTTTTTAACATTAGTGACAGACTGAGATTAGTTGCAGACcggctttttttttctcaactcAACACTTTAACTCGGAGCCTTCAAAATGGAGTCACACACAGGCAGCCggtacagtgttttaaatatatacagtgcCCACACCAGTAGCTTTTTACTTCATCTAATTCAATTTGTTTAATAGTTTGGCATCAAACGTGTGGATTATTCTGCAGGAGGCATAAACGGGTAGAGTATTTATCAGTTAGACTGTTTTTAGAGCTCAAGTTGATGTCAAAACACCCATAATATTCAATTTACTGTGATGGAAGATTAAGAAAAGCAGCaattcattttctcatttaactttaactagcatttttttttttactttaactctCAAATTGATTATAATTAAACAATTCTGTTATTCTGCATAATGAGGACAATGTCCTAGCTTGAACTTTTTTTCCATGGCTGCCCACTTTTGGCACATACCGGTTTTGACAAAACAAACGAAGCAGACTGAAAATAAccagaaaacatgaaacatgtcTTACCTCTTCTTCTGCCTCTTTTTCTTAAGTTTGTCTTAAGAAACAAAATCACTGAAAAGCCAAAGTAGAGAAGGTCTTCAGAAAGCAGATGGCTGGGTGGATACTTAGGAGGAAAGACCGGCTgaatgaaaagcagagagaaaagggaaatggTTTCCCTCTGTGCTCTCACATCTTCTCAGTCCCAGAGTATtatctccacctctctctctctctctccgtctctcccctcctcctcccaggAGCTTCGCTGGCCTGCCGTTACTTGTTGCAGGAGGTTGGGGGCACCATCTCCAACGGGAGCCATTGGATCACGGCCCTCGATGAAGTGCTTATGTAGCTTTTTACGATTCGCTGTTGCCATAGTGATGCTCCTAAGCCTATTTGTCCACAATAAGCTCCATCAGCTGAAAGGGAGctagagggagatggagaggcaGATAAAAAGGACAGAGTGGGTTGAACAGTGAGATGGAAATCAAAGGATGTTGTTTTGAGGACAAGGTTAGTGTAGCGTGTGCTCACTGTGTTGCCACAACAGCGTGGTTAGGCGGCCAGAGGTGCAACATCTGCAAGAGGTCAGGCTGAGTAAATTAACGTCCTACAGATGATGAGTCCCACTGGCCGAGAACAGACGTGCACGAATTATAGGAGGGTTGGAAAGGTGCCAATTGCATAAGGAAgtgtttgttactgtgtgtgtgacgtgCAGACgatggaggagcagagagagaaactgaatgtgctgttgttgtgtaGGTGGTTATCAAGGTTTGTTGGTTTATTCCGTGTGTAGGTGTGAACAGCTAACCTCAGGCGTTTCCCTTCTGCACATATTCACAGTAACCTTAAAATCCTCATCACACCTCCAACACAgcaccaacctcctcctcctcctcctcctcctctgcttgaGTGCTAAATAAAATGCTGGGTCAACTATGAACTCTACTTAGCAACTGCAGAAACGCCAACACTCGCCGAAATTACATCAAGTCATTTAAATATTCTGATGCAGCAAAAGTCCAGCAACCCTCACTCGTGTGGCAGCATCTCCGGAACTGGTGTTTCACAGGACAGTGAAGGCTCAGCCTCCCAGGACCACCTCCCTCCTGACCCAGCACCCACACGATCAACTCAATCCTCCTCTTATTGTGTAAACTGTACTAAATATAGTTTGTGATCAACCCCCTATCTTCTGTATAACTTCAGAAAtaggttttatatatttaaaatatttattcaatGGGCGCTGCTCCTGTTCAGGGACAAAGTGtctttaagtgtttttaatctgcctgaataaataaatattcacacagTGAGCGTGAGGCCTCGTACATGTAAAAGCTTCAGACTGAGCGTCTGCCTCAGCCTAAAGATGACAGATGGGCAGGTAAGCTCTGTTGTAATCCAAACAGATGACAGTGCTAATCCTCTAAAGTGATTCCCTCCATCAACTCCATGTTAACCTCACGCAGCGAGCAGCCACGGGGCTCTGACGGTGCGTCATCGGGCACTGATGTTGTTTGGGGGATGACAGAGAGACACCTGAGTGTGCTGACGCAAGGCAAGAGCTTTTAAACACCCACCTCCCATCAGCTAATGTGCTCATCATCCACATCCGGGGTCCTGGGCCACACCGTGCTGCCactctgtgttggtgtgtttgctgTTCAGTGGAGTGCTGCATTTGGCAGCGGTGACGGTTTTTCACAGAAAAATGCACTTGACTGGACATGATTGATGCAAACCATTATGTGTAGGTTTTTCTATCAGTGGATTTTATCTTACCTGATGTCAGAGGCGTATTCTAAGATTTTAATGTGAGCATACACATGGAcaggccaccacagagtccagactttaacAACAAGGGGGAAGAAAATGTGTGTAAGACAAAAGACATACATGATACtgaataatactgtatttagGATTTTAATGCAGGATTTACCTTGTAATTCTATTCTATTGTATTAATAATTTGACTTTACTGAGTAAacataatagtaatagtaatactTCTTTTTTCTGAAGCCAAATATTCTCAATGTGACTACtactaatataataataatacataataactaattttattttgctaaggggtgttttttaatgtatgcAGCTATTAGGAATTTCAACAGAGGGCGTCATATCACCATGAGATATCAGATCTCTGTCAGATGTACAAACTGAGAATAAAAGTCATTTTCTCTGTTAGTGAATCCCTGGTTTCCTAATCATGTGCATTAGCTCATCATGATACATAACGTTGATTAACTCCCACAGTTTGAGAGCACACGTCTATGTGAACAGTGAGTCAGTGTGAGTCAAAGGGAAGCACAGATGAGCAACACATCTAAGGGTGGTGTGCATTTTCTAAAACTGTCAAGAGCTCCTTTCTGTTTACTTATATCAGTATCACAAATTTCTGTTTATATGtcatttttggttttattgcAAACTATGTGACATCTTTTTGTTGAAGGGAAATTAACCTCTATGGCTCCAGGAAGCTGTCAGCACTTAAAAGCGCCACTAGAGGGTGGATTCTCACCGCTGTAGCTGCTGAGAGGTTTTCTTCCAACTCGCTGaccttcttctttctttgtctccgCTGGAACATCTCAGTGTGTGGTGGGGTGATGGTCGCCACAGGTGGTGTGGGATGTTGAACGGGTTTTGGGTGGAGAGAAAGGAGCTCCTGGGTGTGCAGAGGGAATAAGCGTTTTTGATGTTAGAGCTCAAACTTCACATTTTTTGAGATGAAAGGCCTGAAAGGTTTGAGAAAATATACAACACGCTGCCTCGCCTACTGAATAAATAATAGTACACGGACACATTCCTGCTATATgaacaaagaaacaagaggaaggGGCTTCAGAAGAGGATAAGCATTTACATTGAAGTCTACACTGAATTAACACCAGATTTTAAACGACCTAAACTTTCAGAGCTTGTTGTTGAGCGCATTAAAATACAATCAGGCCTTTTTAGTTCCTTCAGTGAAGAAACAAGCAGTGAAATGATGTGCACAGATGCAGACTGAAATGAATGTGAGCTTTGTTTGATTGTCAGGGCTGTACACATGTCAAGCTTTGTGCACTCCACCATGAAGTGAACTGAAGAACAGTCACATGATGAGTCAAGCATAAAACACTGATATGAGGATGTTAAAGGTCTAATACGTCGAAAAACGCTTTTTGTTATTTATCTATGCAAGtgatttgtgttgtgtgttacaAATACATGCTGGACCACTTCACATGATGGAGCAGTCCTCcattactttacttttcttaagtcatttttgatattttaatgtatttaaaatactaCTAAACTTTTGAGTGCTGTGTTTTTAGGCTGTAGTATTACTACTTTTACTAAGTGTCTCCCTACTTCCTCATGCTGTTGTCACATTTAAAGGGCAGTTCATGAGAAACTGTAAGCCGTCTGATTTCTGGAAACTGaagcaaataaatgtaaacataaggATTGTGCTTTAAAAAATCATTCAGAAGGTATTAACTGCTCTCGTGGCTTTTCGCTCTGTGTAATTCTGCTGCTGTAAAGGTTTCTTTAAAgatttcttattatttcatGTGTGCTGCTTCTTCCTTATCTGTCTCAATAAGCAGCCACCCTTGTTCAAACTCCATTATATAATCCTAAAGCTGAGCAACAACAGACGTGTTCCTTAACGTCTGACTGGAATTGAAATCGGCTCGGCTGCAAAGTAGCAAGCGGCCCTCTGGTGTGATGATACAGAAGGAAGTTCAGGGAAGATCACGagtgcagtgaaaaaaaaactatgaattGCTGACATAGCCTTTTTCATTGGCCTTTGTCCAGTGTCCCATTTCAATAGAAAAGCCTCTGTGGACTGCAGACTAGAGCCGGTGAATGTGCACTGAGAGCTGAATATTTTCATAGTACATTGTGGTCTGAGCTGTTGGAAAGTCAGGAATAAAGAATGAGGCTCAGTGACACCTTATAAAGGTCTATAGGTGCAGCTTTTACACTTTCAGGTATACTGACACATATTATTGTTACCTAATTATTGGCATATGAAAAGGTGCCATGTTTGAAAGCATGTAACTGCATGAACTGATCATATAACATTATATCCATTAACTTAACTGTGCCTCAGTTAATTTACTGCAACTCTCAAgattttctgtctccatttgGTGGTACTGACTTGAATGTTGATGTTAATACTATTTGTTGCAGTGATGATAAATGTAGCATGACGTGAATGCTGCATGATTCTCTTTCTTAGCAGGAGTTAGAGGAGAAGATCAATACCTCTCTCATGTCTGACTGTTACTGTAAGTATGAAGTAAGAGTCTGGAGGTGATTAGCTGAGCTCgcacagagacagaagcagcCAGCCTGGCACTGCCTCAAGTTCAAAACCACACTTACCAGCACCTCAAAAGACTGTTGGACATCCTGCTGTGAAATCAGAGGTGTGTCATTTATAGTCCTCTACAGATTTCACCTCCAGGCTCCATAGCTCCAAACTTAATGGACCACTATGAGAGTCATGTGACTCTGAAGTAGAAGGTGAATATGTGTATTTCccattaatttatattaaaccAGTTTAACTTTCATTTGCATGTTGTGACATGTTTCAGGTACTAGTAAGCGTAAAAACTCATGACACAAAACTCATCCCAGTTTTTCCTGCTCACCCGACTGAGTAGAGATCAGCGTGCCAGCTTGCAGCCAGATAGTCCGTTTGGCCGACACAGCCCGAGGCCAGATTCACATATAGTGCATGACCAGATGGTTGGAAATGCAACGGAGTTATATAATGAATTCCTGCACGAGTTCACTTTCTGTGCTGAGTGTTGTCTCTTAATTCTAGGAGTTGCCAAATTATTGGCAGTTTATTTAGTCTTTGAGTCTTGATAACACTAAAAACATTGTCAGCTTGATTTATCTGCAGTGTGAGTCAGTGCCTGCTGCACAACTGCACGAGGATTACTGCTTTGTCCCAAAAGCACTAAGATAACACATTGAACTCATGACCTCTTtactctctctgtttgtctctctctaaTGAATCAGGACATcctgaacattttgttttaacaagGCGTTTTTACTCCCAGGAAGTTAGTAATAG from Anabas testudineus chromosome 24, fAnaTes1.2, whole genome shotgun sequence includes these protein-coding regions:
- the si:ch211-22i13.2 gene encoding pinin, which codes for MSSTGDCKVSSSSSKTDERRRSSSRGREKRKRKRSRSRSSSSSSSSSSSSSSSSSSSSSSSSGSSHSSSRSRSSSSSSDSCRKSRKHSKKRKKEKQHKKKGKKEKRHKRKKDKKTKGGEDNSGPVQISKYLKDRKKGKYSMISGKKIKMKVKKSKKDKQRDKNRAELLEFLNSTL
- the rd3 gene encoding protein RD3, with amino-acid sequence MASWFSWNEPYYRSPRRDPAEVVTDTLMLEFSWQLKEAEKQQKERENEYRRLKTGVDYSWLASTPRSSYNISTAERLSLEDLCSKVPPSCCGLVILKFREVMQANEPEVQEVSGLFRSVLLEALDHLKEEQEAQRLARQWNNKRAMSMSLMNFRSRIKINPFGSTVGLTSTVTDGAGLSDLKTVSEDVERGMESEERSQRVWSMPDFRYKGTSSSKPV